One Fuerstiella marisgermanici DNA window includes the following coding sequences:
- a CDS encoding sigma-70 family RNA polymerase sigma factor, which produces MHEDDPELLKGISEGSVDALAAFLNVNQKQLMAFISRRLGESLRKKVEVEDIFQEVSAEAIKTLTPEWPGDREPFSWLCHLSERKIVDAHRHFFDAQKRDAGKERALEAKSPGGQEIGFVNMLVKSMTTPSAAFSRNAREVRLQEAMLQLKDEQREAIRLKYIENKPSKEIADLLGKSDAAVRVMLTRTMKQLHEILADAEG; this is translated from the coding sequence ATGCACGAAGACGACCCGGAACTCCTGAAGGGAATCAGCGAAGGCAGCGTCGACGCACTGGCTGCTTTTCTGAATGTCAACCAAAAGCAGCTAATGGCGTTTATCAGCCGGCGACTCGGCGAATCGCTGCGGAAAAAAGTCGAAGTCGAAGACATCTTTCAGGAAGTCAGTGCCGAAGCGATAAAGACCCTCACCCCGGAATGGCCGGGCGACCGTGAGCCGTTTTCCTGGCTGTGCCATCTGTCCGAACGCAAAATCGTGGACGCTCATCGTCATTTCTTTGATGCTCAAAAACGAGACGCCGGCAAAGAACGAGCACTGGAAGCAAAGTCGCCGGGCGGACAGGAGATCGGTTTCGTCAATATGCTGGTCAAAAGCATGACGACACCCAGCGCGGCGTTTTCGCGAAACGCTCGAGAAGTGCGTCTGCAGGAAGCCATGCTGCAACTCAAAGACGAGCAGCGCGAAGCAATCCGGCTGAAGTACATTGAAAACAAGCCGTCCAAAGAAATCGCGGACTTGCTTGGGAAGTCCGACGCCGCCGTGCGAGTGATGCTGACTCGCACGATGAAGCAATTGCATGAGATTTTGGCCGATGCGGAAGGGTAG